A region of Micromonospora sp. WMMD882 DNA encodes the following proteins:
- a CDS encoding GntR family transcriptional regulator, which translates to MAESPEQDKRLPSRRIADALRERIKQRELKPGDKLPSERSLAAEYGTARNTAREAVALLQAEGLVDAQHGRGVFVRNRPALMRLGANRYSRRLRGETGLSPFRIEVTKQGRTARVECRSVTQDSPPEDVAERLGLDRSEDVVIRRENWYFADDEPVQVGVTYIPTAVAGTSPLASEKTLGRGSIYARFEELGYPIARIREEISARMPTPEEAKGLSIPPGVPVIEVLHTGIDDKMQAFEVTRFVMRSDLNGLDYEMPVED; encoded by the coding sequence ATGGCTGAATCGCCTGAACAGGACAAACGTCTACCAAGTAGGCGGATTGCTGATGCTCTGCGGGAGCGGATCAAGCAACGGGAGTTGAAGCCAGGGGACAAGCTTCCGTCGGAGCGTTCGCTTGCTGCCGAGTACGGCACGGCCCGCAACACCGCACGGGAAGCGGTGGCCCTTCTGCAAGCTGAAGGGCTGGTGGATGCTCAACATGGGCGAGGCGTGTTCGTCCGTAACCGACCCGCGCTGATGAGGCTCGGCGCTAACCGCTACTCGCGCCGTCTGCGCGGGGAGACGGGGCTTTCCCCGTTCCGAATCGAGGTGACCAAGCAGGGGCGCACGGCACGGGTCGAGTGCCGTTCGGTGACGCAGGATTCGCCACCCGAAGACGTGGCGGAGCGGCTTGGGCTTGACCGCTCCGAGGACGTGGTGATTCGGCGTGAGAACTGGTACTTCGCGGATGACGAACCTGTGCAGGTGGGTGTTACGTACATCCCGACTGCGGTTGCGGGAACGTCACCACTGGCCAGTGAGAAGACATTAGGGCGGGGGAGTATCTACGCCAGATTCGAGGAACTTGGTTATCCGATCGCCCGAATCCGGGAAGAGATCTCGGCGCGCATGCCCACGCCGGAAGAGGCGAAAGGCTTGTCGATTCCACCCGGCGTGCCCGTAATCGAAGTTCTCCACACGGGCATTGACGACAAGATGCAGGCATTCGAAGTCACGAGGTTCGTCATGCGCAGCGACCTGAACGGCCTTGACTACGAAATGCCCGTAGAGGACTAA
- a CDS encoding DUF6284 family protein, with the protein MRKHPVPTEPTPADLGAIDAEWPLVAAELDLLDAEISLIYAEDHGGPSPLDWRRVRRAEARVTRAAATAVRPAWSTDGCVPHRLVVVGWTGCSYRCEIVRCGTCGGEQVLHRTEDGCRAGTARAA; encoded by the coding sequence GTGAGGAAACACCCTGTCCCCACCGAGCCGACCCCCGCCGACCTGGGGGCGATCGACGCCGAATGGCCGCTGGTCGCCGCCGAGCTGGACCTGCTCGACGCTGAGATCAGCCTGATCTACGCCGAGGATCACGGGGGCCCGTCCCCGCTCGACTGGCGACGGGTCCGCCGGGCTGAGGCCCGTGTCACCCGCGCCGCCGCCACGGCGGTCCGTCCGGCTTGGAGCACTGACGGCTGCGTGCCGCACCGCCTGGTCGTGGTCGGCTGGACCGGTTGCAGCTACCGCTGCGAGATCGTGCGCTGCGGCACCTGCGGTGGTGAGCAGGTGTTGCACCGGACCGAAGACGGATGCCGCGCCGGCACCGCCCGCGCGGCCTGA
- a CDS encoding RRQRL motif-containing zinc-binding protein: MGRIRAAYWDPDGSRYGIPTYWWQGAPPGYATRRQLRAAGLRPAGQPVAAQILWRGIGGTRTAYLYRVDLARPKRTATPAQLRAVRAALTARRTCPTCRVVRPYFIPRSLGECTLCAYGDPP; the protein is encoded by the coding sequence ATGGGCCGCATCCGCGCCGCGTACTGGGATCCGGACGGGTCGCGGTACGGCATCCCTACCTACTGGTGGCAGGGTGCCCCGCCCGGTTACGCGACTCGCCGGCAACTGCGCGCCGCCGGTCTGCGCCCGGCCGGTCAGCCGGTAGCCGCGCAGATCCTCTGGCGCGGCATCGGCGGCACCCGCACCGCCTACCTGTACCGGGTCGATCTGGCCCGACCGAAGCGCACCGCCACCCCCGCCCAACTCCGCGCCGTCCGCGCGGCCCTGACCGCCCGGCGGACCTGCCCGACCTGCCGGGTGGTGCGCCCGTACTTCATCCCGCGCTCGCTGGGCGAGTGCACCCTCTGCGCCTACGGAGACCCGCCATGA